From the genome of Rutidosis leptorrhynchoides isolate AG116_Rl617_1_P2 unplaced genomic scaffold, CSIRO_AGI_Rlap_v1 contig400, whole genome shotgun sequence:
AAATACACTAAAGGTGGGTGCTCGTTGTGATTTGGTGAAGAAATCAGCTAGTTGCAGAGATGATGGAATCTGCAGAAGATGAATTAGTCCCGCTTTCACCTGGTTTCTGAAAATGTGGCAATCAATCTCAATGTGTTTAGTCCTTTCATAGAAAACAGCATTGCGAGCTATGTGAATGGCCGATTGATTGTCGCAATATAAGAAAGCAGCCTGAGAGTGATTGATATGCAGGTCCTGAAGAACGTATCGAATCCATTGGAGTTCACACATCACCATAGCAAGAGCCCTATATTCTGCTTCAGCAGAAGATCACGAGACAGTAGACTGCTTTTTGGATTTTCAGGAAATTATAGAATCTCCAAGGAAGACATCTAATTTTCTAGTCAAAGGACATCGTGCCCAGTCAAAATCAGAATAGGATCGTAGCTGCAAAGTGTTATTCGAAGCAAAGAACAGACCCTGTCCTGGTGATGATTTTAGGTATTTGAGAATTCGATGAGCTGCCTTCAGGTGTTCTTCTATGGGTTCACATAAGAATTGTGAAAAATACTGAGTGCTCTGTGAAATATCAGGACGAGTATGAGTGAGATATAGCAATTTTCCGATTAAAGCTCTGTAGACAGAGGAGTCCATCAGTTTGGGAAATTTATCAGAAAATTCTATAGAATGGATCATGGGGGTAGATGCAGGCTTACATTCCAGGAACTCAGAATCGGCAAACAACTCTAAGATATACTTTCTCTGACACATGTGAATTCCACTCTGTAATCTTGCAATTTCAAAATCAAAGAAAAATTTTAATTTTTCTAAGTCTTTGATGCTGAAACTGTTATGCAGAAAAAAAATTTCACACTTTGAGCAGGGTCTAAGAGAGTCAGGAGTGCCCACTACAAGCAATAAAAAACCATTTAAGATTGCTTTAAAGGCAAGTCACATGCAAAATATTCGACTTAAAAAATAAAACATTTATTTGGTACCAATGACAAAAATCCATCAATTGATAGTCCTCCCAAAGCAATCTTTTCAGCAGCATCAATTTAAGGAGTTTCAAGCCAAGGACTGAAAATAACCAAGAGAGATGATCAATCGATTGATTACATTATTATTACTTCCGTCTCTCAATACATGGCTTTTTAGACTTTTCATTTTGTCTCAAAAATATTAACTTTCAtgcataattttgatcaaaatatatgTCGTATTTGCATTATTACCTTATTTTGTGTGCCAGTATCTTAAAAAGCATGTATTGAAAAACGGAGGGAGTATATTATAACATTATTACACAAAATGATGCACCTAGGGGAGGTGAGTATGTAAGATGTTATTGAGTAAAATACTTTTTAGGCGCAGTAGAAAATAAGTCATCAACTTCTGAAGGCTGCAAGTTGTTATCCTGCCAGATATATGAGAATGAAAATCAGATTCCAATATCACCGGGCTTTATAAAACTTAATTACGAGCATGAAAAAGTACTTACAGAATCTCTGTCAAAAATGTTATAGATTCCCATGAGAAACTCAATGGCTTTCTTGGATAACTCCAAACTCTATAGAAATGAAAACCAATTCTGAGTAACTAAATTCCAAAAAACAAGAGTAATGAAAATTCCAGGAGCAATTTAATTTAATGCTTCAAAAGATGTATAATACCATACCTGGTCTGGAGTGATCCGTTTGAAAGATGATGCAACGATTTTAACTGAAAGCTTAAGCTCATTATGTATCCGAATGTTCTAAGGACAGCCCATGTGGTCTCTGGACGCCTTTCCTGTATAGGCAATGAGTGGTAGAGGAGAAAACCACTCGATGCAACACCACACTCATTGACTCCATCTTCCAATTTATCTTGCAACGTATCTTGAGAGTTACAATTTCAGAAGGCTTCAATGTATTGTTGAAACATTTAACCTGCGAGAGTACAAGTACCGTCATTAGACAAAAGATAAACATGTAATTTTATCATGGAGATAAAGATAGATAAAAGATATTTACATTAAAGCACTTTAGTTCAGAATCACTGAGTGCACTATCACTGTCGCGGTCATAGAGAATAAATATCCGCTTCAAGGCTCTCACCCAAAGGGACCTCAAAGTTTGGGATTCCTTGTCGAATAACGGTGCACTGCCTGTAAAACGACTCGGCCAGTTGGAGTTGATGGCCGCGGCATGGTCCTCAAATTGTCTTGCTAAATTCATAGCATAGTTAAGGGTTTTAGGGGGATACATAGTCACATTCGAACGAACGTAGGACATGGAAAGGCCACTTGTGTACAATTCCACAGTTTGCTTGGCAAGCAAGGAACCATCGTCCAGACGAGAGACTAGGGTTTGGAAAAGTCGATTGTACTTAAATACCGAAGCGTTTTGACGCAACTCTGATAGATGCTTCAAAGGATTATCACTTGATAGAGGCCTATACCGAGCCTGAATCAGATCGACAAATTCTGTCCAAGTGAGATTCTGAAAATCGTCTTCTGCCACCGTAAAAAACCAAGTTTGCGCTCCATCTCGCAGGTGAAACGAGGCAATTTGAGCCATATCAGCTTGTCGAATGCGGTGAAAATTAAAGAATTGTTTACAGCAGCTCAACCATCCTATAGGATCGGCTCTGCCATCATAAGTGGAGAAATCAAACCGATACGCTAACCTActttgaatgccctcctgagattTGCAAATCCGATCTAAAGTTTTCTGAATTCCAGCAAACAATTCCTGATTTTGCAAAATCCCTCGGTCTAAAGTTTTCTTAATTTCTGCAAATAATTCCTTATTTTTGCGAATCCCTTGTTCTAGAGTTTGCTGAATTCCTGATAATTCCTTGCGATTGTCCTCCTCCATAATTACCAAACTGATTTATTTGTGCTTAAAAGtgatagaaagaaagaaaacaaagagttttaagggtaaaaaaaaaaaacaggtttCTTATGGGCTTCGAATCTGAATACTAGGAAATACCTACAGTAACACTATAATCTTCTTAGTTGGAGAAAACAAACTGGTTAGTTATGGTTGTGGATCTCAAGTTGAGtgtaacaaaacaaaacaaaacatgaATACTCTATTACTCCTAGTAGTTTAGTACTAGTTAGTTAGGTAGTAATACACAGGGAGAAAGAAAGAAGAGAAAGCAAAGAGTTTTACTTTTAAACAAACTGCTTTGGTTGACGTAACTCTCAAGTAAATTAGGATAAGGTTATGGAAGAAATTAGCTGACTGTTACCGCTTATTTCTGTCTCTTTTTTTCGGAATTTAGCTATTATTATTGCTTCAGTTGACATGTACGATCTACTAAATAAGTCAAATCTGAAATCTTATGATCGTTATGTTTTGAATGACAAAATTCCATCATGTTCAATAGTTTAAGGACTCAAATGCAATATTATCAGTCGTTCAGAGTACACATGGCACGCCACCAAATCTAAAATAGATTAAACAAATAAAAACAGGATAAAACGAACTTCAATGTGAAAATACTGGGGCAACCGAACCCAGTTTGTTCAGTATAGGGTGCTCCGAACTGTTTTTAAAAAACACAGGGTGGTATTAATACAATATATATCTTATCTAATTTGGATTCGAACATGTTTGGATTTTTCCTATGTTAGGACTTACGGATACATTACGTCATGCCCCAACAAACAGTAAACATTTCACCGTGTCATCTCTCCCTTTCCCTTTCCTCTCCAGCggaggaagaagaagaagcaaaAACCCACAAAGATCCGATCAGATCCCATTTTAAGCTATTTCActtcctctctctctctacaattcttcactttctttctctctctctctgtcTCTTCATTTTGCAATTCAATTTTACCGATTCGCTCCCCCTAATTTGCAAATTCTCAGCTGGAACGAATTTGTCTACGTAAAGATTGATCATTTTCGTTGAATTCACCTGCTTAATTAGGAAACGGAAAGTGAAGGGTTGCTTGAAATGTGGGAGATCGCGGCCTAGGGTTTGGTTCTTTCTTTCATTGGTAATTAGCGGAGACAATGTCTTTTTCGGAATTGAGGGTGATTCAGATAGTGACGATGAGGTCTTCGAAGGGTTCATTAGAGACAGAGGACGAATGTTTCGGCGAATGATGGGAGCTCTACGTGAGAGAGAATCctggcatgatgatgatgatgctatgcCACCACTGCCTCCCTCCCGCCCCGCCCTCCTCTTACTGTGTCGGAGAAGGTAGTAGTAGCAGCCGCGCCGCAGCAGCATATCTGGCGGATGACAGTGATATTGAGGATGCCGATCGCGATTCCCACCACAAAAGAGCTAAAGTTTATTCGTGAGTGTCTTGCATTTGTCTTTTAATATCCAGCTTCAATTGTCTTGTGATCGATCTGTTTATGCTTAATTTCCCTTCTTTAATCTCAATCTTTAATAATTAGTACTTACAAAGTCTCGGTTTTAGTTAGTTTTTCTTCTACATAGTCATTGAAAGTTTACCTTTAGCAAGTATCTGTTAAATTCAAAGTAGGTCTTGCTTATGGTTTTTTATTTCTTATGCTTGTGCTTTGTATTTTGGAACTTAAAAATCAGCCCTAGTAGAATTGATGGCCCAGAGAGTTGGTTTTTCTGTGTTGGTATGATCTGTAATCATTAGTATCTGTTGAATGAATCGATGCAATCACTGATTAGAAAATCGAATACAATGCTGATTataaacatgataatatcatgtcCTTGCAGTGAAAGATATACGGCTTCAGACATAGACTATGGTTTGAAGCAAGGTTCTGATCCACCAAAAGAAAAGATGGTTTATCACCATTTTCCGTTGCATGAAAGGTATACTGGCCGGAATGATAATGAAGATGAGAGCGGGACTTCTGAAAATGATGATTTAGAAGTTCAAATGGATCTCACAGATGACCTTCTGCACATGGTATACTCATTTCTCATGGTTGTTTCAGAAAAGCATAGTCGTTTCTAGCTTTTTCCTTACTCCGTTCTTGTATCCTGTCAGGTTTTCTCTTTCTTGGGTCAGATTGATCTTTGTCGTGCTGCTATGGTTTGTAAGCAATGGCAAATAGCCAGTTCACATGAAGATTTCTGGAGGTGCTTAAATTTTGAAAATCGAGATATTTCTCTTGAGCAATGTGAGTTTTCAGCTAATCCATTCCGATAAAATGTTTTTGCTATTCAAATCCGATGCACCTCTTGTTCACTTAAGAATACGATCAATATATTTGCAGTTGAGGATATGTGTCGGCGATACCCAAATGCGACCGAAATAAATATTTTGGGTGTTCCTTCTATCCATTTGCTTGTTACAGAAGCTATTGATTCATTAAGGTTGGTGTCCTACTAGATTCTGTACTTATCTGGTTAAGCATCGATAAAAGTTGTGACATATTTTCTTCTTCTCCTCCTCCCCCTCCTTCTCAGAAAAGCTCGAGTCTTTGACTTTGGGGAGAGGTCAACTGGGAGATGAGTTTTTTCATGCATTACCTGATTGTTATATGCTGAAAAGATTGAATGTTAGTGATACTACACTTGGTAGCGGGATTCAGGAGATATCTATAAACCATGAGAGATTGCGCCATGTTAAGATAACTAAATGTCGTGTGATGCGCATATCCATCCGGTGAGAAATGTTATAATTCATAAGGTATTATTATTTACTTTGCACTAGGTCTTTAGTTAGTGACAGTTTATTTTCGGTGACAGGTGTCCGCAACTTCAAACTTTGTCTTTGAAACGTAGTAACATGGCCCAGGCATCGCTCAACTGTCCTCTTTTGCGTGTCTTGGATATAAGCGCTTGTCACAAGCTTACTGATGCAGCAGTTCGTTCTGCAGCCATTTCATGCCCTCAGTTAGAGTCACTAGACATGTCAAATTGTACATGTGTTGGTGATGAAACGCTTCGGGAAATAGCAGGGATTTGTGCTAATCTTCACATTTTAAATGCATCGTACTGCCCGAACTTATCCCTTGAGGTCAGTGTTAATGTACATTTGCTCTATTTTGTCTTGATAAGAGTGTTAGTAAGGTTTTGCAGACTTTGACTTGACCCTTTGCTTTTTGTCTTTGAAGTCTGTAAGACTTCCTATGTTAACAGTTCTGAAGTTGCACAGCTGTGAGGGTATCACGTCTGCTTCAATGGCTGCAATACAATACAGTCATATGCTGGAGGTTAGGGTTCTGTTTCTTTTGTTGACAGGATGTTTCTTGAGCTTTGTGTATTGTTTGGCTAATAAGCTAATTTATTATTCATTTCAGGTATTGGAGCTTGATAATTGCAGTCTGTTGACTTCTCTGTCTCTAGACCTGCCTCGCTTGCAGAATATAAGGCTTGTACATTGTCGCAAGTAGGATATTCTTACTTGTTTTCCATTCTTTATTGTAATTTTATCCCACTCACTTACCTTGCGCAATATCTGAAGTTCTCTCGTGCCTGCAGGTTTGCAGATTTGAATCTACGAACTATTATGCTATCATCAATAATGGTGTCTAATTGCCCTGCACTCAACCGTATAAACATTACATCAAACTCACTACTAGTATGTCATTCTATGAAGAATTTCTTTTATTCATTCCTTGATGCTTTAGATGGGGTTAAGATCTTGAGGTTTGTCTTTTCTGACCATTGCAGAAATTAGCGTTGCAGAAGCAAGAGAAATTGACATCACTAGCTTTGCAGTGCCAGTCATTGCAAGAAGTGGACCTTACAGATTGTGAATCTTTGACAAATTCCATCTGTGAAGTTTTTAGTGATGGTGGAGGATGTCCTGTGCTCAAGTCCTTGGTTCTTGACAACTGTGAGGTTTGTGAATTAGTGATTAAAAAATATATTTGTAATGTTTGCATCTGTGCTTTCATGTTCTTCATCTTGATTTCCCACATAACTTGGTGTTTTCATATAATGTGTTACACAGAGCTTGACACTCGTGAGAATCTGTAGCACGTCTTTAATTGGTATTTCCCTTGTCGGTTGTCGTGCAATTACTGCTCTTGAGCTGGCATGCCCGTTTCTTGAGCAATTTTGTTTGGATGGATGCGATCATCTCGTGAGAGCATCATTTTGTTCTGTAAGTGACAACTTTGTGACGGTTCCTTCCCACTTTTGCTATTTATTTATGTGCGTGTGTGATTGAGAATAGTTTCAGAGCTTGAAGTGTTGCTTCATTTCTCTCAGGTCGCCCTTCAATCACTAAACCTGGGAATTTGCCCCAAATTGAACGCATTGAGCATTCAAGCTCCACGCATGTTGTTACTTGAGTTGAAAGGCTGTGGTGTTTTGGCAGAAGCCTCAATTAACTGTCCACTCTTGACATCTTTGGATGCTTCATTTTGCAGGTAAACTTTATTTTTACATTTGGTGACTGGCTGCTTCCACTTCCCTTTCTCTCTCTCTCATCTAGTTTTCCTACTGACTGACTCTTTTTTAATACTATCTCACTTGCAGCCAACTCAAGGACGATTGTTTGACTGCAACAACTGCTTCATGTCCACTGATCGAGTCATTGATATTGATGTCATGCCCTTCTATTGGTTCTGGCGGACTTTATGCTTTGCGCTCTCTTCCAAATCTGACTTCACTTGATTTATCCTACACTTTCCTGATGAATTTGCAACCTGTTTTTGAATCTTGCTTGCAGCTTAAGGTAACGTTGCAGAAAATCATAATGCACATTACTATTTTGTTGAATTCTGCATACAATTAAGGGTTCTTTTTGTTAATTTGGCTTTTAAGGTATTAAAACTTCAAGCGTGCAAGTATCTGAGCGATACATCATTGGAACCTCTTTACAAGAGAGGTGCTCTGCCTGCTCTCCAAGAATTAGATTTGTCTTATGGGACTCTCTGTCAGTCTGCCATAGAGGAACTTTTAACCTGTTGTACTCACCTTACTCACGTGAGCTTGAATGCTTGTGCAAATATGCATGACTTGAATTGGGGAAATAATAATAGCTCCTTTGAGCAGCCAAATCGTCTACTCCAGCTCCTCAACTGTGTTGGTTGCCCAAATATCAGAAAGGTCATAATCCCTCCAGCTGCTCGTTGTTTCCATTTGACCTCATTGAACCTCTCTCTGTCTGCAAATCTAAAGGAAGTCGAAGTTGCCTGTTTTAAATTTGTGTGTTGTAAATTTAAGGTACATCATCCATCTATGGTGCCGTTATAATTTTCTGCTTCTTATGCTTCTATATGTAAGCACAACCAGATATATTTTAATAATTGTCACATTGTTTTATGCAGCAATTGTTGTTCTTTGGAAGTGTTGAAGCTTGGTTGTCCAAGATTGACTAGTCTCTTTCTTCAGGTAAATATTCTTTACTCCATTGTCAAAACTCTGTAATTACATACAAGCTGTTCTACTTCTCTGGCATAGTTATCTGTTTCGTTTTTGTTTTTCCCTAGTCTTGTAACATGGATGAAGAAGCAGTTGAAACTGCTCTATTTAATTGTAGCATGCTGGAGACCCTTGATGTTCGTTTCTGTCCAAAGGTGAGAAAACAATTGTTCTCAAATCTTTCATTTCTTAATCCAAACACAATTAATGTAATTGAAGAAAACAATTTTCTGGTAATAATGGTTGTGTGTTTAATACAAATACAGATAGGATCAATGAGCATGGGAAGGTTTCGTGGTGCATGCCCTAGTTTGAAGCGGATCTTCAGCAGTGTCTTACCAAAGGGCGGCTCAAGCAGTTTGGAAGCTTTAAGCGAATAATAAAATACTAGTATCAGCGAGGTTTTGTGGTAAAAGATTTTACTATCTTGTAAATGTTTATCGATACACTGTTTAAATGTTTAATGTAATTTTTGCTGTTGTGATGCTAAATATAATATATGCTTTACTTGTGGTTAATTTGGCTGTGTCAATCCAAACTGTCCGGATATTCCTTTGTCTACTAGGATGGATTCAGAGTCTAATTTGACTGTCTTCTCAGAATCCTTCTCAACTTCATGGGGATTGGATGCTAGTTCGGAAAAAGTCCCGCCCATTTAAAACCAAATCTGGGATAAAGCCAATGGGTCTATCTCCTTGATCAGGTAATCGTTTTTCTGGTGTCGACATTGAGACGGAACCTGTAAAAGAGAATGCAAATCCAAATGGAGTTGAAGGGAGCATCAATGATACACCACCAAATGCAGAAATGGGCAACAAAATGTGTTAGGTAAAAAACGAACCAGAGAGTTGTATTGGGATCAATCAAATTGAAAATGCAGGAGGCTCCCTGTTTGAATACATTAAGCTTCAAGAATTTCTGCTGGTTCTTCCATTGTTACTGATTCTGATTTGAATCTCCCTTCCAAACCAGTTTCAAACTCTTCCACGATAGTTTCTACCGTTAACAATTTGGAAGGAGTTATTACTACTTCCATGCCTGTTGGGGACAATTCCAATGCTGTCTTTCATCTAACCATTCTGCCTATAAACACGTCTGATTCTATCGCAAATTTGACTGCGATTCATGCAGGAGTTGGCTTTGACGATAATACTGCCATTGTTGGCAAGGATCCTGCTATGCCGGTGGGCACTGAAACTAATATGGAGGGGAATTAGCTCCAATCTTTTGTGTTTTCATCTATATTTGTTTAATGTTTAAATTAAATACTATAATGAGTTGGAATATTAGAGGAGCTGGTAATAATATTGCTCTCTTTTCGTTGATCACAAGATTGATGTTGCTGTGATTTTTGAAACGAAAAATTGGTTTTACCAAGTTACAATCTTTCTTCAATAGCCATGGTTTTTATGGATCAGCAATCAAAAACCCCACTGAATTTCCACGTGATATTTGATTACTCGGGAAAAAATCAGCCTGTAATATTGATGTCTTGTTCTCCATGTACCAGTGCATTACTGGTTGGTAGAGTCAAGCTCCCAAATGGTCGTCAGTTTTATCCAAATGGTCGTCACTTTTATATCTCTGAGCTACATATGATTCTCCTTCTCTTTTAGAAAGACAATTGTTATGGGGTCACCTTTTGTCGGATGTCTATCATGCTGTGGATTGTTGGACGGTTTTGGGAGATTTGAATGATATGGTTAATTTATGGTTAATTTTTCAGAGAAGTAAGGAGGAAGATTCTTTGAAAGACGGTGTGAAAAATTTCATAACAACTTTGCTCTATGCGCTCTTCTTGATATGGGGTTTACAGGTAATCGTTTCACTTGGGTTAGCAATTCTATACCTCGTGTTTCTTATTCCTCAAACTATTGTTTGTCACCTTTCGAGAATCTATTCAGACCATTATCCGATTTTATTTAGATTGGGAGGAGAAGTCCGTCCTGCTGGCCCTCGTCCGTTCTGATTTGAAGCGGCTTGGATTGTCGATCCCATATTCACTGATGTTTGTCTCAAACAACTGGGCTCAGTCTTCCAATCCTTCTGTTGCCTTGAATCAAGTACGAAGTGCGGCTTTGGAGTTCAACAGGAATGTCTTCAAAAATATTTTTCGACAGAAGCAATTTCTGATTGCGCATATAGATGGTTTAGAAAAATACCTTTAGAATCGTTTTTCATGGTTTAGAAAAATACCTTTAGACTCGTTTTTCAAGCTTCCATGTAAGCCTGCACAGACAACTTAGTGAAGAGTATTGTTCTACATCAAGAACTCCTTTGGTACCAAAAGTAGTAGGAGTGTCGATGGATTTGATCCAATCTAAGAATCCATTGATAAAATCCAACCCAAAGTGGATTGGAATTTTTTGGATTTGGGACAACAAATTCCAATCAAATCCAATTTAAAAATATTTCGATTTGAATTGGAACTTGGATAGCAAAATAAAAATCTAATCCAATCCACGGATCGAAAAAATCCaactatatattaaatataataatatatataacttgtcaaattattattattattatttttaattttaagatTTTGAGTTATTAAGAGTTATTTGTTTTGACTAGTGAGGGGGATGGGGCTTGATTTTTTATTGTGCGTAAAAAGGACGTAGAAGGCCAAGTTATTACTAGCATGCTTAAATTTATTTGTTTTGACTctttatattatttgt
Proteins encoded in this window:
- the LOC139883447 gene encoding LOW QUALITY PROTEIN: F-box/LRR-repeat protein 15-like (The sequence of the model RefSeq protein was modified relative to this genomic sequence to represent the inferred CDS: deleted 1 base in 1 codon), with the translated sequence MGALRERESWHDDDDAMPPLPPSRPALLLLCRRSERYTASDIDYGLKQGSDPPKEKMVYHHFPLHERYTGRNDNEDESGTSENDDLEVQMDLTDDLLHMVFSFLGQIDLCRAAMVCKQWQIASSHEDFWRCLNFENRDISLEQFEDMCRRYPNATEINILGVPSIHLLVTEAIDSLRLLESLTLGRGQLGDEFFHALPDCYMLKRLNVSDTTLGSGIQEISINHERLRHVKITKCRVMRISIRCPQLQTLSLKRSNMAQASLNCPLLRVLDISACHKLTDAAVRSAAISCPQLESLDMSNCTCVGDETLREIAGICANLHILNASYCPNLSLESVRLPMLTVLKLHSCEGITSASMAAIQYSHMLEVLELDNCSLLTSLSLDLPRLQNIRLVHCRKFADLNLRTIMLSSIMVSNCPALNRINITSNSLLKLALQKQEKLTSLALQCQSLQEVDLTDCESLTNSICEVFSDGGGCPVLKSLVLDNCESLTLVRICSTSLIGISLVGCRAITALELACPFLEQFCLDGCDHLVRASFCSVALQSLNLGICPKLNALSIQAPRMLLLELKGCGVLAEASINCPLLTSLDASFCSQLKDDCLTATTASCPLIESLILMSCPSIGSGGLYALRSLPNLTSLDLSYTFLMNLQPVFESCLQLKVLKLQACKYLSDTSLEPLYKRGALPALQELDLSYGTLCQSAIEELLTCCTHLTHVSLNACANMHDLNWGNNNSSFEQPNRLLQLLNCVGCPNIRKVIIPPAARCFHLTSLNLSLSANLKEVEVACFNLCVVNLSNCCSLEVLKLGCPRLTSLFLQSCNMDEEAVETALFNCSMLETLDVRFCPKIGSMSMGRFRGACPSLKRIFSSVLPKGGSSSLEALSE